From Salvia splendens isolate huo1 chromosome 16, SspV2, whole genome shotgun sequence, a single genomic window includes:
- the LOC121770267 gene encoding uncharacterized protein LOC121770267: MALPNAVVLNVPTSATNTYLYRKDDGSVANGGDNMFSPMVKIEIEQATAGDKYVHLRFSYYNKYWQKSADNNSIVAVSNKPEEDVTMASCTLFEPSLQSDELYLTHVQSGWRVMMDNSTKGFYIDKDSVGATLGFVDWGTLVKMPPHIAVKGDNGHYLKAFIDKSNYYLQFASDDSIDVYSGHTVSLMPDGHVQLISDHFGKLWWASDSWIYADGKGSETSTHFWPIKIDNNTIALQSASNNRFCGRLTSDGVTDGLASLTGTLMKETRLQVEELVSRRKIYYVRYRMENARVYDEKPYLAGTARLTNNTDKDDSMAVSINISRREILYF, encoded by the coding sequence ATGGCGCTTCCGAATGCTGTCGTGTTGAACGTCCCAACAAGTGCTACAAATACTTATCTATACCGTAAGGACGATGGGTCTGTCGCTAACGGAGGTGACAACATGTTCAGCCCGATGGTTAAGATTGAAATCGAGCAAGCAACAGCAGGCGACAAATACGTCCACCTCCGATTCTCCTACTACAACAAATATTGGCAGAAGAGTGCAGACAACAATTCCATCGTGGCCGTATCAAACAAGCCCGAGGAGGACGTGACGATGGCGTCGTGCACGCTCTTCGAGCCAAGCTTGCAGTCGGATGAGCTCTACTTGACTCACGTCCAGAGCGGGTGGCGTGTGATGATGGACAACTCAACCAAGGGTTTCTACATTGACAAAGACAGCGTAGGCGCGACTCTAGGGTTTGTGGATTGGGGCACATTGGTTAAAATGCCTCCGCACATTGCTGTGAAAGGAGACAACGGGCATTACCTCAAGGCTTTCATAGACAAGAGCAACTACTACCTACAATTTGCATCAGATGATAGTATCGATGTTTATTCTGGGCACACGGTGTCGCTGATGCCCGATGGACACGTCCAACTAATTTCAGATCATTTTGGAAAATTGTGGTGGGCGAGTGATAGCTGGATATACGCGGACGGGAAGGGCAGTGAAACCAGCACTCACTTCTGGCCGATCAAAATTGATAATAACACTATAGCGCTACAAAGTGCATCCAACAACAGGTTTTGTGGACGTCTCACATCAGATGGTGTGACCGACGGTCTTGCTTCCTTAACCGGCACCCTCATGAAAGAAACGAGATTGCAGGTGGAAGAACTGGTGTCCCGGAGAAAGATCTACTATGTGCGGTATCGGATGGAGAACGCACGGGTATACGACGAAAAACCTTATTTGGCTGGCACGGCTAGGCTCACGAACAACACGGATAAGGATGATTCCATGGCTGTGTCCATAAACATATCAAGACGAGAAATCTTATACTTTTAG
- the LOC121769809 gene encoding uncharacterized protein LOC121769809 produces MALPNAVVLNVPTSATNTYLYRKDDGSVANGGDNMFSPMVKIEIEQATAGDKYVHLRFSYYNKYWQKSADNNSIVAVSNKPEEDVTKASCTLFEPSLQSDELYLTHVQSGWRVMMDNSTKGFYIDKDSVGATLGFVDWGTLVKMPPHIAVKGDNGHYLKAFIDKSNYYLQFASDDSIDVYSGHTVSLMPDGHVQLISDHFGKLWWASDSWIYADGKGSETSTHFWPIKIDNNTIALQSASNNRFCGRLTSDGVTDGLASLTGTLMKETRLQVEELVSRRKIYYVRYRMENARVYDEKPYLAGTARLTNNTDKDDSMAVSITYQDEKSYTFSRGASLTAGVSTSIKAGLPFIADEQIEVSFEISGTLQWDETTTTTTSVTATGTVPVPANTMAVIDYVGTRGSCNIPFSYTQEDHNSTNGRIAYFQQIDGVYNGVSYYNFDFRVRSVKPM; encoded by the coding sequence ATGGCGCTTCCGAATGCTGTCGTGTTGAACGTCCCAACAAGTGCTACAAATACTTATCTATACCGTAAGGACGATGGGTCTGTCGCTAACGGAGGTGACAACATGTTCAGCCCGATGGTTAAGATTGAAATCGAGCAAGCAACAGCAGGCGACAAATACGTCCACCTCCGATTCTCCTACTACAACAAATATTGGCAGAAGAGTGCAGACAACAATTCCATCGTGGCCGTATCAAACAAGCCCGAGGAGGACGTGACGAAGGCGTCGTGCACGCTCTTCGAGCCAAGCTTGCAGTCGGATGAGCTCTACTTGACTCACGTCCAGAGCGGGTGGCGTGTGATGATGGACAACTCAACCAAGGGTTTCTACATTGACAAAGACAGCGTAGGCGCGACTCTAGGGTTTGTGGATTGGGGCACATTGGTTAAAATGCCTCCGCACATTGCTGTGAAAGGAGACAACGGGCATTACCTCAAGGCTTTCATAGACAAGAGCAACTACTACCTACAATTTGCATCAGATGATAGTATCGATGTTTATTCTGGGCACACGGTGTCGCTGATGCCCGATGGACACGTCCAACTAATTTCAGATCATTTTGGAAAATTGTGGTGGGCGAGTGATAGCTGGATATACGCGGACGGGAAGGGCAGTGAAACCAGCACTCACTTCTGGCCGATCAAAATTGATAATAACACTATAGCGCTACAAAGTGCATCCAACAACAGGTTTTGTGGACGTCTCACATCAGATGGTGTGACCGACGGTCTTGCTTCCTTAACCGGCACCCTCATGAAAGAAACGAGATTGCAGGTGGAAGAACTGGTGTCCCGGAGAAAGATCTACTATGTGCGGTATCGGATGGAGAACGCACGGGTATACGACGAAAAACCTTATTTGGCTGGCACGGCTAGGCTCACGAACAACACGGATAAGGATGATTCCATGGCTGTGTCCATAACATATCAAGACGAGAAATCTTATACTTTTAGCCGTGGCGCATCTTTAACAGCAGGGGTGAGCACTAGCATCAAAGCAGGGTTGCCCTTCATTGCAGATGAACAGATTGAAGTGTCATTTGAGATAAGCGGGACGTTGCAGTGGGACGAAACCACCACCACTACAACATCAGTTACGGCAACGGGCACCGTTCCTGTGCCCGCCAACACTATGGCTGTAATCGATTATGTCGGGACAAGGGGTAGCTGCAATATCCCATTTTCTTATACTCAGGAAGACCACAACTCCACCAACGGCCGAATTGCCTATTTCCAACAGATTGATGGTGTCTACAATGGCGTCAGTTACTACAACTTCGACTTTCGTGTAAGATCAGTCAAGCCTATGTGA